In a single window of the Acidobacteriota bacterium genome:
- the atpF gene encoding F0F1 ATP synthase subunit B: MLLLLAVPAFAAGGEGEGSLFSGDLGNMIWTLVIFLALLVFLGRFAWGPILSGLQSREEFIHDSLAKAKEERDQATARLAEYEEKLAAARQEVDAMIEEARRDAAVLRQREEERAKEEAEKMLDRARREISIASDTAVKDLYSRATDLSVDAASRILKRELSAGDHERLIAESIASIDKMNN; the protein is encoded by the coding sequence ATGCTTCTCCTGCTCGCCGTCCCGGCCTTCGCCGCCGGTGGCGAAGGCGAAGGCAGTCTGTTCTCCGGTGATCTCGGGAACATGATCTGGACCCTGGTCATCTTCTTGGCGCTGTTGGTGTTTCTCGGGCGTTTCGCCTGGGGTCCCATCCTCAGCGGCCTGCAGAGTCGCGAAGAGTTCATCCACGACTCCCTCGCCAAGGCCAAGGAAGAGCGTGACCAGGCGACGGCCCGCCTCGCCGAGTACGAGGAGAAGTTGGCCGCTGCTCGCCAAGAAGTCGACGCCATGATCGAGGAAGCTCGACGCGACGCCGCCGTGCTGCGGCAGCGTGAAGAGGAGCGGGCCAAGGAAGAGGCCGAGAAGATGCTCGATCGGGCGCGCCGCGAGATCTCCATCGCCAGCGACACGGCGGTCAAGGATCTCTACTCTCGGGCGACCGACCTGTCGGTGGACGCCGCTTCGAGGATTCTCAAGCGGGAGCTCTCGGCGGGTGATCACGAGCGCCTGATCGCGGAGTCGATCGCCTCGATCGACAAGATGAACAACTGA
- the atpD gene encoding F0F1 ATP synthase subunit beta, with protein sequence MAETNIGTVTQVIGSTLDAQFPEDRMPAIYNALKVPVERTVLGETTTETLWCEVAQHLGGGRVRAVSLGSTDGLKRGAEITDSGAPVSVPVGEETLGRVFNMVGETIDGRGPLAETERRAIHQPTPNLSDVSAKTELFETGIKVVDLLCPLVRGGKAGLFGGAGVGKTVIIQELIARLARFHSGYSCFAGVGERTREGNDLWLEMQEAKIGDTGKRVLDQTVMVFGQMNEPPGARLRVALSALTMAEHFRDQTGADTLLFVDNIFRFSQAGSEVSALLGRMPSAVGYQPTLTTEMGELQERITSTSAGAVTSIQAIYVPADDYTDPAPASAFTHLDSTVNLERSIAEKGIYPAVDPLASSSRIVSPEVLGERHYAVARRVQQILQRYKDLQDIIAILGVDELSEDDKVVVARARRIERFLSQAFFVAEQFIGIPGVYVKPEDTIRSFEELCDGKWDHLPEAAFMYVGTIEDAAKKAEEMK encoded by the coding sequence ATGGCAGAGACCAATATCGGAACGGTGACACAGGTCATCGGATCCACCCTCGATGCGCAGTTTCCGGAAGACCGGATGCCCGCCATCTACAACGCCTTGAAAGTGCCGGTGGAGCGCACCGTGCTCGGCGAGACGACTACCGAAACGCTGTGGTGCGAGGTCGCCCAGCACCTCGGCGGTGGCCGCGTGCGTGCCGTCTCCTTGGGGTCGACGGACGGCCTCAAGCGTGGAGCCGAGATCACCGACTCGGGGGCGCCGGTGAGCGTTCCCGTCGGCGAGGAAACCCTCGGCCGGGTGTTCAACATGGTCGGCGAGACCATCGACGGCCGCGGCCCCCTGGCCGAGACCGAGCGCCGCGCCATCCACCAGCCGACGCCGAACCTGTCGGACGTCTCCGCGAAGACCGAGCTGTTCGAAACCGGCATCAAGGTGGTCGACCTGCTCTGCCCCCTGGTGCGTGGCGGTAAGGCCGGTCTGTTCGGCGGTGCCGGCGTTGGCAAGACGGTCATCATTCAGGAGCTGATCGCTCGCCTCGCCCGCTTCCACAGCGGCTACTCCTGCTTCGCCGGCGTCGGTGAGCGGACTCGCGAGGGCAACGACCTCTGGCTCGAGATGCAGGAAGCCAAGATCGGTGACACCGGCAAGCGCGTGCTCGATCAGACGGTGATGGTCTTCGGTCAGATGAACGAGCCCCCCGGCGCCCGTCTGCGCGTGGCGCTGTCGGCCTTGACCATGGCGGAGCACTTCCGCGACCAGACCGGTGCCGACACCCTGCTCTTCGTCGACAACATCTTCCGCTTCTCGCAGGCCGGCTCGGAGGTCTCCGCGCTGCTCGGCCGGATGCCTTCGGCGGTGGGTTACCAGCCCACCCTGACCACCGAGATGGGTGAGCTCCAGGAGCGCATCACCTCGACCAGCGCTGGCGCTGTGACCAGTATTCAGGCGATCTACGTGCCGGCCGATGACTACACCGACCCGGCGCCGGCGTCTGCCTTCACCCACCTCGACTCGACCGTCAACCTCGAGCGCTCGATCGCCGAGAAGGGCATCTACCCCGCCGTCGACCCGCTCGCCTCGAGCAGCCGGATCGTGTCGCCGGAGGTGCTCGGTGAGCGTCACTACGCCGTCGCCCGTCGGGTGCAGCAGATCCTGCAGCGCTACAAGGACCTGCAGGACATCATCGCCATTCTCGGCGTCGACGAGCTCTCCGAGGACGACAAGGTGGTGGTTGCCCGGGCGCGCCGCATCGAGCGCTTCCTGTCGCAGGCCTTCTTCGTCGCCGAGCAGTTCATCGGTATCCCGGGCGTCTACGTCAAGCCGGAAGACACCATTCGCTCCTTCGAGGAGCTCTGCGACGGCAAGTGGGATCACCTGCCGGAGGCGGCCTTCATGTACGTCGGCACGATCGAAGACGCGGCCAAGAAGGCCGAGGAGATGAAGTAA
- the atpA gene encoding F0F1 ATP synthase subunit alpha: MKFKVDEITSVIAEEIQQYRGEADLAEVGKVLEVGDGIARVYGLANAMAGERLVFENGASGQVFNLEEGSVGVVILGDYLGIREGDEVRRTGELLSVPVGAAMVGRVVNPLGQPLDGLGVIETPDRRPLEFKAPGIAERQPVTEPMQTGIKAIDSMIPIGRGQRELIIGDRKTGKTAIAIDSIINQKGSGVICVYVAVGQKDSTVAGVVDRLREAGAMDYTIVVAASASDPAPLQYIAPYAGAAMAEYFMYLQGKATLCVYDDLSKQAQAYRQLSLLLRRPPGREAYPGDVFYLHSRLLERSVKLRDEYAVVPKDTAEDSIDRSVALKHPEGLNAPEDHRPDDAEGLFHRHEGAERIEAWYNSLDNKDDYRIHRFPDTGGSMTALPVIETLEGEVSAYIPTNVISITDGQIYLEPDLFFAGVRPAVNVGISVSRVGGNAQRKAMKKIAGSLRLDLASFRALEAFAQLGTDLDDVSQRQLDRGRRMTELLKQPQYVPYNVNDQILSIFAGTQGFLDDLPVDQVLEFEEKLIKTFRDEYPEVIDELDAKGAISDELDGTIRQVIEGCKATFLDEKQGN; encoded by the coding sequence ATGAAGTTCAAAGTCGACGAAATCACCTCCGTCATCGCGGAGGAGATTCAGCAGTATCGCGGCGAGGCGGATCTCGCCGAGGTCGGCAAGGTGCTCGAGGTCGGTGACGGCATCGCGCGAGTTTACGGCCTTGCCAACGCCATGGCCGGCGAGCGACTGGTGTTCGAGAACGGCGCCTCCGGTCAGGTCTTCAACCTGGAAGAGGGCTCCGTCGGTGTGGTCATCCTGGGCGACTACCTGGGGATTCGCGAGGGCGACGAGGTGCGGCGTACCGGCGAGCTGTTGAGCGTGCCGGTGGGTGCCGCCATGGTCGGCCGAGTGGTCAACCCCCTCGGTCAGCCCCTCGATGGTCTGGGCGTCATCGAGACCCCGGATCGCCGGCCCCTCGAGTTCAAGGCGCCGGGTATCGCCGAGCGTCAGCCGGTGACCGAGCCGATGCAGACCGGCATCAAGGCGATCGACTCGATGATCCCGATCGGTCGCGGCCAGCGCGAGCTGATCATCGGTGACCGCAAGACCGGTAAGACGGCGATCGCCATCGACTCGATCATCAACCAGAAGGGCTCGGGCGTGATCTGCGTCTACGTCGCCGTCGGTCAGAAGGACTCGACCGTCGCCGGCGTCGTCGATCGCCTGCGCGAGGCCGGCGCAATGGACTACACCATCGTGGTCGCTGCCTCCGCTTCCGATCCGGCGCCTCTGCAGTACATCGCCCCGTACGCCGGTGCGGCGATGGCCGAGTACTTCATGTACCTGCAGGGCAAGGCCACGCTGTGTGTCTACGACGACCTTTCGAAGCAGGCCCAGGCCTACCGGCAGCTCTCGCTTCTGCTGCGTCGTCCGCCCGGCCGCGAGGCTTACCCGGGTGACGTCTTCTACCTCCACTCCCGCCTCCTCGAGCGCTCCGTCAAGCTGCGCGACGAGTACGCGGTGGTGCCCAAGGACACGGCGGAAGATTCGATCGACCGCTCCGTTGCCCTCAAGCATCCGGAGGGTCTGAACGCGCCGGAGGACCATCGTCCCGACGACGCCGAAGGCCTTTTCCACCGTCACGAAGGCGCCGAGCGTATCGAGGCCTGGTACAACAGCCTCGACAACAAGGACGACTACCGCATCCACCGCTTCCCGGACACCGGCGGCTCGATGACCGCCCTGCCGGTGATCGAGACCCTCGAGGGCGAGGTTTCGGCCTACATTCCGACCAACGTGATCTCGATCACCGACGGTCAGATCTACCTCGAGCCGGACCTCTTCTTCGCCGGTGTGCGGCCGGCCGTCAACGTCGGCATCAGCGTCTCCCGAGTGGGCGGCAACGCCCAGCGTAAGGCGATGAAGAAGATCGCCGGCTCGCTGCGTCTCGACCTGGCTTCGTTCCGCGCCCTTGAGGCCTTCGCCCAGCTCGGCACCGACCTCGACGACGTGTCGCAGCGTCAGCTCGACCGCGGTCGCCGCATGACCGAGCTGTTGAAGCAGCCCCAGTACGTGCCCTACAACGTCAACGATCAGATCTTGAGCATCTTCGCCGGAACCCAGGGCTTCCTCGACGACCTGCCGGTCGACCAGGTGCTCGAGTTCGAAGAGAAGCTGATCAAGACCTTCCGCGACGAGTACCCGGAGGTGATCGACGAGCTCGATGCCAAGGGCGCCATCTCGGACGAGCTCGACGGCACCATTCGCCAGGTCATCGAAGGCTGCAAGGCGACCTTCCTCGACGAGAAGCAAGGGAACTAA
- a CDS encoding monovalent cation/H+ antiporter subunit D family protein: MIDQLPVLQVLLPLLAAPLCVLLRRRVPVTALALAACWGSFAVAIGLLQRVLAEGVVVYEMGAWSAPWGIEYRVDLLSAFVLLFVSGIGALVLTYAPKSLTAEIPADRLHFFYTLYLLCLTGLLGITITGDLFNLFVFLEVSSLSSYGLISLGRNRQALTAAFRYLIMGTIGATFILIGVGLMYQMTGTLNMADMVQRIADREALRTVRVAFAFLTVGIGLKMALFPLHQWLPDAYAHAPSTVSAFIAATSTKVSVYILLRFVFTIYGVEFAFANLHIERFLIPLSLAAMFLASAAAIYQTDLKRLLAYSSVAQVGYMTLGASFASVEGLTASIAHLFNHALTKGGMFLAVGCLVYRIGRTSLANLEGIGRRMPWTTFAWVLGGLGLIGVPGTAGFVSKWYLLEAALGAGAWPLALAILLSSLLAVIYIWKVIEVAYFRLPQTRTSQAVEAPAVLLLPTWLLIGASLYFGFRATFSADLARQAAEALLQGMP; the protein is encoded by the coding sequence TTGATCGATCAGCTCCCGGTCCTGCAGGTCCTGCTGCCTCTGCTGGCGGCTCCCCTGTGCGTGCTGCTGCGCCGGCGGGTGCCCGTCACCGCCCTCGCCCTCGCCGCCTGCTGGGGCTCCTTCGCCGTCGCCATCGGGCTGCTGCAGCGGGTGCTGGCGGAGGGTGTGGTGGTCTACGAGATGGGCGCCTGGAGCGCCCCCTGGGGCATCGAGTACCGGGTCGACCTGCTCAGCGCCTTCGTCCTGCTGTTCGTCTCCGGCATCGGCGCCCTGGTGCTGACCTATGCGCCGAAGAGCCTCACCGCCGAGATTCCCGCCGACCGCCTGCACTTCTTCTACACCCTCTACCTGCTGTGCCTCACCGGCCTGCTCGGCATCACCATCACCGGCGATCTCTTCAACCTCTTCGTCTTCCTCGAGGTCTCGTCTCTGTCGTCCTACGGCCTGATCTCCCTGGGGCGCAACCGGCAGGCGCTCACCGCGGCTTTCCGCTACCTGATCATGGGCACCATCGGTGCCACCTTCATTCTGATCGGCGTCGGGCTGATGTACCAGATGACCGGCACCCTCAACATGGCCGACATGGTGCAGCGCATCGCCGACCGCGAGGCCCTCCGCACGGTGCGCGTGGCCTTCGCCTTTCTGACCGTCGGCATCGGCCTCAAGATGGCCCTCTTTCCGCTCCACCAGTGGCTGCCCGACGCCTATGCCCATGCCCCTTCGACGGTTTCGGCGTTCATCGCCGCCACCTCGACCAAGGTCTCCGTCTACATCCTGCTGCGCTTCGTCTTCACCATCTACGGCGTCGAGTTCGCCTTCGCCAACCTGCATATCGAGCGCTTCCTGATTCCGCTGTCGCTGGCGGCGATGTTCCTGGCCTCGGCGGCGGCCATCTATCAGACCGATCTCAAGCGTCTGCTCGCCTACTCGAGCGTCGCCCAGGTGGGTTACATGACCCTCGGCGCCAGCTTCGCTTCCGTCGAAGGGCTGACCGCCTCCATCGCCCACCTGTTCAACCATGCCCTCACCAAGGGCGGCATGTTCCTCGCCGTCGGCTGCCTGGTGTACCGCATCGGCCGCACCTCCCTGGCGAACCTCGAGGGCATCGGACGACGCATGCCCTGGACCACCTTCGCCTGGGTGCTCGGCGGTCTCGGTTTGATCGGCGTTCCCGGCACCGCCGGCTTCGTCAGCAAGTGGTACCTGCTCGAAGCCGCCCTCGGCGCCGGCGCTTGGCCGCTGGCCCTCGCCATCCTGCTGAGCTCCCTGCTGGCGGTGATCTACATCTGGAAGGTGATCGAGGTGGCTTACTTCCGGTTGCCGCAAACCCGCACCAGCCAGGCGGTCGAAGCCCCGGCCGTGCTCCTGCTGCCGACCTGGCTGTTGATCGGCGCCAGCCTCTACTTCGGATTTCGCGCCACCTTCTCGGCGGATCTCGCTCGCCAGGCCGCCGAGGCCCTGCTCCAGGGAATGCCATGA
- the atpH gene encoding ATP synthase F1 subunit delta — MSSFSDEMIAIARVYSSAMLDLAQQKGEADSLLQELQSLAALVETDDAFRDFLSSPLVDADKRRDSLDKMFRGRASDLLVDALQVLNRKGRIGLLPAVAATFQEEHLRQANRVEARVTSAIPLNDDQRQRLVSSIEAKTGRQATLIEAVDADLLGGMIVQIGDQKSDSSVATQLANLSEKLLTRASRQIQSGAHVEN, encoded by the coding sequence ATGTCGAGCTTCAGTGACGAGATGATCGCCATCGCCCGGGTCTACAGCTCTGCCATGTTGGATCTCGCTCAGCAAAAGGGTGAGGCCGACAGCCTGCTGCAGGAGCTGCAGTCCCTGGCTGCCCTGGTCGAGACGGATGATGCCTTCCGCGACTTCCTCTCGAGCCCGTTGGTCGATGCCGACAAGCGTCGCGACAGCCTCGACAAGATGTTTCGCGGCCGCGCCAGCGATCTGTTGGTGGACGCTCTCCAGGTGCTCAATCGGAAGGGCCGCATCGGCCTGTTGCCGGCGGTGGCGGCGACCTTCCAGGAAGAGCATCTGCGGCAGGCCAATCGGGTCGAGGCGCGAGTCACTTCGGCGATTCCCCTGAACGACGATCAGCGCCAGCGCTTGGTCAGCAGCATCGAGGCCAAGACCGGTCGTCAGGCGACCTTGATCGAGGCCGTCGACGCCGACTTGCTCGGCGGCATGATCGTCCAGATCGGGGACCAGAAATCCGACTCGAGCGTCGCCACCCAGCTCGCGAACTTGAGCGAAAAGCTACTGACGCGTGCTTCCCGCCAGATCCAGAGCGGCGCGCACGTCGAGAACTGA
- the atpG gene encoding ATP synthase F1 subunit gamma: protein MANRRAIVKRRKAVRNIKKITRTMQLIATARFQSAMNRATATRPYTDKLAELIADLSGVTGDFEHPLMRSSDSPDSALVVLSSNRGLCGGYNANVLRTATAHIDAQKKAGLATEVHMVGRKGSGAFKFSRREMAREIFDIEDQPRFDQVEPIAQGLIDDFVSGRLGSVYVAYMRFYSAGRQVPEIFQLLPLKREESAEAEATGDAAQGVYEIQPSAEELLDRLLPATVRMRLFQSFNDAAVSEQIARMAAMKAATEAAEEMIGNLTRQYNRARQSQITLELLDIVGGANALA from the coding sequence ATGGCCAACCGCCGCGCCATCGTCAAGCGCCGTAAAGCGGTGCGCAACATCAAGAAGATCACGCGCACCATGCAGTTGATCGCCACCGCCCGGTTCCAGTCGGCGATGAATCGGGCGACGGCGACGCGGCCTTACACCGACAAGCTCGCCGAGCTGATCGCCGATCTTTCGGGGGTCACCGGGGACTTCGAGCACCCGCTGATGCGGAGCAGCGATTCCCCGGACTCGGCGCTGGTGGTGTTGAGCAGCAACCGCGGTCTGTGCGGTGGCTACAACGCCAACGTGCTGCGGACGGCGACGGCCCACATCGATGCCCAGAAGAAAGCCGGCCTCGCCACCGAAGTCCACATGGTGGGCCGCAAGGGGTCCGGCGCCTTCAAGTTCAGCCGTCGCGAGATGGCGCGGGAGATCTTCGACATCGAGGATCAGCCGCGCTTCGACCAGGTCGAGCCGATCGCTCAAGGCCTGATCGACGACTTCGTGAGCGGACGCTTGGGCTCGGTGTATGTCGCCTACATGCGTTTCTACTCGGCGGGCAGGCAGGTGCCGGAGATCTTCCAGCTCTTGCCCCTGAAGCGCGAGGAGTCGGCGGAGGCGGAAGCCACCGGCGACGCGGCGCAGGGAGTCTACGAGATTCAGCCTTCGGCCGAGGAGCTGCTCGACCGGCTGCTGCCGGCGACGGTCCGCATGCGCCTCTTCCAGAGCTTCAACGATGCCGCGGTCAGCGAGCAGATCGCTCGTATGGCCGCCATGAAGGCCGCCACCGAAGCGGCCGAGGAGATGATCGGCAACCTCACCCGGCAGTACAACCGGGCGCGGCAGAGTCAGATCACCCTGGAACTGCTCGATATCGTCGGTGGAGCCAACGCCCTGGCGTGA
- a CDS encoding Na(+)/H(+) antiporter subunit D gives MTASLASLPPGLLLIFGGLLLTLLRGRLQRIALVALPLASAWQLLQFFPDGTLVQAQIFDYELTPVRIDRLSLVWGYVFHIAAFVSALYAFHVKDTLQHASALVYAGAAIGAVFAGDLVTLFVYWELTALSSVFLIWARKTERAFHAGMRYLVIQVGSGVVLLSGVLFHLHATGSLDFGAIGLESTGGKLIFLAFGIKAAFPFLHNWLQDAYPEATVTGTVFLSSFTTKLAIYALARGFAGTEILIPIGAAMTAFPIFFAVIENDLRRVLAYSLNNQLGFMVVGIGLGTQMSLDGTAAHAFVHILYKALLFMSMGAVLLRTGTANGSDLGGLYKSMPWTTGFCIVGAASISAFPLFSGFVAKSLILTEAAEQHRTVIYLILLFASAGVFHHSGIKIPYFAFFGHDSGKRVEEAPRNMLWAMGLTAAACIAIGVFPHQLLYPLLPYPVDYQPYTTSHVITQIQLLLFSALAFTVLNRTGLYPPELRSTVLDTDWLYRKAAPTAIGWAYRTGRTVDRGVRAAFLGALSSFLGRSERAFNPKGLLGRTWSTRGMVLWATVLLAVCLVSYYL, from the coding sequence ATGACCGCTAGTCTCGCCAGCCTGCCTCCGGGCCTGCTCCTGATCTTCGGCGGTCTGCTCCTCACCCTGCTGCGCGGCCGCCTGCAGCGCATCGCCCTGGTGGCGCTACCCCTCGCCAGCGCCTGGCAGCTCCTGCAGTTCTTCCCCGACGGTACGCTCGTCCAGGCCCAGATCTTCGACTACGAGCTGACCCCCGTTCGCATCGACCGCCTGAGCCTGGTGTGGGGCTATGTTTTCCACATCGCCGCCTTCGTCAGCGCCCTCTACGCCTTCCACGTCAAGGACACGCTGCAGCACGCCTCGGCACTGGTCTACGCCGGCGCCGCCATCGGCGCCGTCTTCGCCGGCGACCTGGTGACCCTGTTCGTCTACTGGGAGCTCACCGCCCTGTCGTCGGTGTTCCTGATCTGGGCGCGCAAGACCGAGCGCGCCTTCCATGCCGGCATGCGCTATCTGGTGATCCAGGTGGGCTCCGGCGTGGTGCTGCTGTCGGGAGTGCTGTTCCATCTCCACGCCACCGGCAGCCTCGACTTCGGCGCCATCGGCTTGGAATCCACCGGCGGCAAGCTGATCTTCCTCGCCTTCGGCATCAAGGCGGCCTTCCCGTTCCTCCACAACTGGCTGCAGGACGCCTACCCGGAAGCCACCGTCACCGGCACCGTCTTCCTTTCCTCCTTCACCACCAAGCTGGCGATCTACGCGCTGGCCCGCGGCTTCGCCGGCACCGAGATCCTGATCCCCATCGGCGCCGCCATGACCGCCTTCCCGATCTTCTTCGCGGTGATCGAAAACGACCTCCGGCGGGTGCTCGCCTACAGCCTCAACAACCAGCTCGGCTTCATGGTGGTGGGTATCGGCCTGGGCACCCAGATGTCCCTCGACGGCACCGCCGCCCACGCCTTCGTCCACATCCTCTACAAGGCGCTGCTCTTCATGTCGATGGGCGCCGTGCTGCTACGCACCGGCACCGCCAACGGCTCGGACCTCGGCGGCCTCTACAAATCGATGCCCTGGACCACCGGTTTCTGCATCGTCGGCGCGGCTTCGATCTCGGCCTTTCCGCTGTTCTCGGGCTTCGTCGCCAAGTCCCTGATCCTCACCGAGGCCGCCGAGCAGCACCGCACCGTCATCTACCTGATCCTGCTCTTCGCCTCGGCCGGCGTCTTCCACCACTCGGGAATCAAGATCCCCTACTTCGCCTTCTTCGGCCACGACTCCGGCAAGCGGGTCGAGGAGGCGCCGCGCAACATGCTGTGGGCGATGGGCCTGACCGCCGCCGCCTGCATCGCCATCGGCGTCTTCCCGCACCAGCTCCTCTACCCGCTGCTGCCCTATCCGGTGGACTACCAGCCATACACCACCTCCCACGTCATCACCCAGATCCAGCTCCTGCTGTTCTCGGCCCTGGCCTTCACCGTGCTCAATCGCACCGGTCTCTATCCGCCGGAGCTGCGCTCGACCGTCCTCGACACCGACTGGCTCTACCGCAAAGCCGCCCCCACCGCCATCGGCTGGGCCTACCGCACCGGTCGCACCGTCGACCGCGGCGTGCGCGCCGCCTTCCTCGGCGCCCTCAGCAGCTTCCTCGGCAGGAGCGAGCGCGCCTTCAACCCCAAAGGCCTCCTCGGCCGCACCTGGTCCACCCGCGGCATGGTGCTGTGGGCGACGGTGCTGCTGGCGGTTTGTTTGGTGAGTTACTACCTGTAA
- a CDS encoding cation:proton antiporter subunit C produces the protein MILGLFNYWVVIVLMMAGFYTVIARTNLVKKVIGLNIFQTSVFLLYITMGKVQGGTAPILADGFEIYSNPLPSVLILTAIVVGVATTSVALALIVRIREAYGTLEEDEIQDKDLGR, from the coding sequence GTGATTCTCGGCCTGTTCAACTACTGGGTCGTGATCGTGCTGATGATGGCCGGTTTCTACACCGTCATCGCGCGCACCAACCTGGTCAAGAAGGTCATCGGCCTGAACATCTTCCAGACCTCCGTCTTCTTGCTCTACATCACCATGGGCAAGGTGCAGGGCGGCACCGCACCGATCCTGGCGGACGGTTTCGAGATCTACTCGAACCCGCTGCCCAGCGTGCTGATCCTGACGGCGATCGTCGTCGGCGTCGCCACCACTTCCGTCGCCCTGGCACTCATCGTGCGCATTCGAGAAGCCTACGGCACCCTCGAGGAGGACGAGATCCAGGACAAGGACCTCGGCCGTTGA
- a CDS encoding monovalent cation/H+ antiporter subunit D family protein, whose amino-acid sequence MSPGTAILLALALPAIAAVFAALLHRRPNLRELFSLLCGSGLLAVTAYLAPRVAAGERPAYVLFEMLPGLGIAFELEPLGMLFALVASSLWIVTTLYSIGYMRGHREENQSRFFACFAVAIFAALGAAMAANMLTLFLFYEVMTLSTYPLVTHHGTSKARRGGRVYLGVLLSTSICFLLLAVVWTWHLAGTLDFRPGGILAGKADPAMLTVLLALFIFGTGKAAVMPFHRWLPAAMVAPTPVSALLHAVAVVKVGVFTVLKVIVYLFGLELLTSTGIATALTWVAAGTILIASLVAMTKDNLKARLAYSTVSQLSYIVLGALLANAWGVIGGGMHIAMHAFGKITLFFCAGAIYVATHKTEISDMNGLGRVMPWTFGAFTLGAFSVIGVPPLGGSWSKWYLALGALEAEQIALVAVLMVSSLLNILYLMPIPARAFFSPSSKQDLEQHPRRREPLLCVGPPVLTALACVALFIYAEDLYRLLEPIAQISTAGS is encoded by the coding sequence ATGAGCCCCGGCACCGCCATTCTGCTGGCCCTGGCGCTGCCCGCCATCGCCGCCGTCTTCGCCGCCCTGCTCCACCGGCGGCCCAATTTGCGCGAGCTCTTCAGCCTGCTCTGCGGTAGCGGCCTGCTGGCGGTCACGGCCTATTTGGCACCGCGCGTCGCCGCCGGCGAACGCCCCGCCTACGTGCTCTTCGAGATGCTGCCCGGGCTCGGCATCGCCTTCGAGCTCGAGCCCCTCGGCATGCTCTTCGCCCTGGTCGCGTCGAGCCTGTGGATCGTCACCACGCTCTACTCGATCGGCTACATGCGCGGCCATCGAGAAGAGAACCAAAGCCGGTTCTTCGCCTGCTTTGCGGTCGCCATTTTCGCCGCCCTCGGCGCCGCCATGGCGGCCAACATGCTGACCTTGTTTCTCTTCTACGAGGTCATGACCCTTTCCACCTACCCGTTGGTCACTCACCACGGCACCAGCAAGGCGCGCCGCGGCGGCAGGGTCTACCTCGGAGTCCTGCTGTCGACCTCGATCTGCTTCCTGCTGCTCGCCGTGGTGTGGACCTGGCACCTCGCCGGCACCCTCGACTTTCGCCCCGGCGGCATCCTCGCCGGCAAGGCCGATCCGGCGATGCTGACGGTGCTCCTCGCCCTTTTCATCTTCGGCACCGGCAAAGCCGCCGTCATGCCCTTCCATCGCTGGTTGCCGGCGGCGATGGTGGCGCCGACTCCGGTGAGCGCCCTGCTCCACGCCGTGGCGGTGGTCAAAGTCGGCGTGTTCACGGTGCTGAAGGTGATCGTCTATCTCTTCGGCCTCGAGCTCCTCACCTCGACGGGGATTGCCACCGCCCTGACCTGGGTCGCCGCCGGCACCATCCTGATCGCCTCCCTGGTGGCGATGACCAAGGACAACCTCAAGGCTCGCCTGGCCTACTCGACCGTCAGCCAGCTCTCCTACATCGTCCTCGGCGCGTTGCTCGCCAACGCCTGGGGAGTGATCGGCGGCGGCATGCACATCGCGATGCACGCCTTCGGCAAGATCACCCTGTTCTTCTGCGCCGGCGCCATCTATGTCGCGACCCACAAGACCGAGATCTCGGATATGAACGGCCTCGGCCGAGTCATGCCCTGGACCTTCGGCGCCTTCACCCTCGGCGCCTTCAGCGTCATCGGCGTGCCCCCCCTGGGCGGGTCCTGGAGCAAGTGGTACCTCGCCCTCGGTGCCCTCGAGGCCGAGCAGATCGCCCTGGTGGCGGTCCTGATGGTGAGCTCGCTGCTCAACATCCTCTACCTGATGCCGATTCCGGCGCGGGCCTTTTTCAGCCCCTCCTCCAAGCAGGACCTGGAGCAGCATCCCCGCCGCCGTGAGCCTCTGCTCTGCGTCGGGCCGCCGGTGCTCACCGCCCTCGCCTGCGTGGCGCTGTTCATCTATGCCGAGGACCTCTACCGGCTCCTCGAGCCAATCGCCCAAATCTCAACGGCTGGATCCTGA
- the atpC gene encoding ATP synthase F1 subunit epsilon — protein MAKSFQVSVVTPEGAALEVEATAAIFPAHDGEVGILPNHAPLLSMVGIGLLRVTTAGGGSERLYVDGGFAQVGDNKLVLLTEQARALDELDPAEAAKLAAEHGGLTVGDEAVRLRDEAAQRARVQKRLGQ, from the coding sequence GTGGCCAAGAGCTTCCAGGTCAGCGTCGTGACCCCCGAGGGCGCCGCCCTCGAGGTCGAAGCGACGGCGGCCATCTTTCCCGCCCACGACGGTGAGGTGGGAATCCTGCCCAACCACGCCCCGCTGCTGTCGATGGTGGGGATCGGGTTGCTGCGGGTGACTACCGCCGGCGGCGGTAGCGAGCGCCTCTATGTCGATGGCGGCTTCGCGCAGGTGGGAGACAACAAGCTGGTCCTGCTCACCGAGCAGGCCCGGGCCCTCGACGAGCTCGACCCGGCGGAAGCCGCCAAGCTCGCCGCCGAGCACGGTGGTCTCACCGTCGGCGACGAAGCCGTCCGCCTGCGCGACGAGGCCGCCCAGCGCGCCCGGGTGCAGAAGCGCCTCGGTCAGTAG